A window from Branchiostoma lanceolatum isolate klBraLanc5 chromosome 9, klBraLanc5.hap2, whole genome shotgun sequence encodes these proteins:
- the LOC136442341 gene encoding phytanoyl-CoA dioxygenase domain-containing protein 1-like: protein MATPEQAKQFYDQGYLIMEDFLTSEEVAEIRAQTQKIVDEQHNPEDHPLTTFVGGNKQKTDDYFMTSGDKIRFFFETDAIDEQGNLTKPKMEALNKIGHGLHILDPVFKRITFSEKMKNIARNLGLKNPAVPQGMVILKPPKIGAVVVPHQDSTFLYTDPMRLVGFWIALEDCTTTNGCLWFIPKSYTDGITRRMVRNPEGSDPPTIFRGEDRVYRDEEFIPGEVKKGALVLIHGEVVHKSDANRSDKSRHIYTFHMYEQEGGQWSSENWQQPTEEHPFPSLYSFQ from the exons atggcgaccccTGAACAAGCAAAACAG ttCTACGACCAGGGTTACCTCATCATGGAGGACTTCCTGACATCGGAGGAAGTAGCCGAGATCCGGGCGCAGACACAGAAAATAGTGGACGAGCAACACAACCCGGAGGACCATCCACTAACCACCTTTGTCGGTGGGAATAAG CAGAAAACAGATGACTACTTCATGACGAGTGGGGATAAAATCAGGTTCTTCTTCGAGACGGACGCAATCGATGAACAAG GAAATCTTACGAAGCCAAAAATGGAAGCTCTCAACAAAATTGGCCACG GGCTGCATATTTTAGACCCTGTCTTCAAGAGAATCACTTTTAGTGAAAAAATGAAG AATATTGCCAGAAATCTCGGTCTGAAGAATCCTGCCGTCCCCCAAGGCATGGTGATTCTCAAG ccCCCAAAGATAGGAGCAGTAG TTGTCCCCCACCAGGACTCGACCTTCCTGTACACGGACCCCATGCGGCTGGTGGGGTTCTGGATCGCTCTGGAGGACTGCACCACCACCAACGGGTGTTTGTGGTTCATCCCCAAGTCTTACACAG ATGGCATCACCAGGAGAATGGTGAGAAACCCTGAAGGATCGGACCCGCCCACTATCTTCAGAGGGGAGGACAGGGTTTACAGGGATGAGGAATTCATACCAGGGGAGGTGAAAAAAG GGGCCCTGGTTCTGATTCACGGCGAGGTGGTTCATAAGAGCGATGCGAACCGGTCGGACAAGTCGCGCCACATCTACACCTTCCACATGTACGAACAGGAGGGGGGGCAGTGGAGCAGCGAGAACTG GCAGCAGCCTACAGAGGAGCACCCCTTCCCCAGCCTCTACAGCTTCCAGTGA
- the LOC136442318 gene encoding ribosome-recycling factor, mitochondrial-like, whose amino-acid sequence MSLMRSIIWLQPLVSCATSIIRQPLNHRRSANQLLSCRSHDLVKIIAVRHYAKKGKKPQKGGKGGGRVEINSSVGSEVTDIEAVRGKMQKALDALKEEYVKNLSLRTSVGSLDSISVQTINGRFPLNHLGQIVMKSPQMYHVNMVGAPQEIPSVLQAIGQSGMNLNPIQEGNVIKVPIPKVTKEHRENLAKKAKTACNKTKDQIRDIRNQAMKEAKKAKSTVSEDTVRLVEKQVQQLTDDFNGNAEKILEAKSKELLK is encoded by the exons ATGTCGCTGATGAGAAGTATCATCTGGCTGCAGCCATTGGTCAGCTGTGCCACCTCCATCATCAGACAACCTCTCAATCATAGGcgatcagccaatcagcttctCTCCTGTAGATCACATGACCTGGTGAAAATCATTGCTGTTAGGCACTATGCAAAGAAAG GTAAGAAGCCTCAGAAGGGGGGAAAGGGCGGAGGTCGTGTGGAGATCAACTCCTCTgtggggtcagaggtcacagacATCGAGGCAGTCCGAGGGAAAATGCAGAAAGCTCTGGATGCGCTGAAGGAAGAATACGTCAAAAACCTCTCACTCAGAACTTCTGTAG GTTCTTTAGACAGCATCTCAGTCCAGACAATAAACGGAAGATTTCCCCTGAACCACCTGGGTCAGATCGTCATGAAGTCTCCACAGATGTACCATGTCAACATGGTGGGGGCACCTCAG GAAATCCCCTCAGTCCTGCAGGCCATCGGCCAATCAGGGATGAACTTGAACCCCATCCAGGAAGGCAACGTCATCAAGGTACCCATACCCAA AGTTACCAAGGAACACCGTGAGAACCTAGCCAAGAAAGCGAAGACAGCGTGCAACAAGACAAAGGATCAGATCCGAGACATCAGGAACCAGGCCATGAAGGAGGCTAAGAAGGCGAAATCAACCGTCTCAGAAGACACAGTAAGACTAGTAGAAAAACAG GTTCAGCAGCTAACAGATGATTTCAATGGTAATGCAGAGAAGATATTAGAAGCCAAGAGTAAAGAGTTATTGAAATAG